CACTCCGTTGCGGATGACCGACCAGCGGGCGGTGATCCCCTCGGACTCGCCGGCCCGACGTTCCGCCTCGCTGACGCAGAGCACCCGGTCGGCCCACCGGGCGCCGAACCGCTCCCAGCGCAGCGCGAGCGCGGCGGTGGCCCCGCCCACGGCGTCGAAGGACCACGCGTGCGGTTGGAACACGGTCGCCACGGTGCCGCGCGCGGCCAGCCTCCCGGCCAACCCGGCCTTGGCGCTGTGGGCGTGCAGCAGATCGGGGCGGACGCGGCGGATCAGCCGCGCGGCGCCGAGCACCTCGGCGGGCAGGCCTGGCCCGGGTGATCGCCCGGCGCGCCAGGTGAGCACCTCGGCGCCGGCGTCGTGCGCGTCGTCGCCGAGCCGGCCGCCGCGAGGGCAGCCGACGACGACGCGCAATCCGGCGGCGGCCTGCGCCCGGACCAGGTCGGTGACGACCCGGGCGACTCCGCCGTCCACGGGTTGGACGAGATGGAGGACGGTGCGGAGTACCGCTGGGGAAGAATCTGCTGTCGAACGGTTGGTCGACACGTGGAGTGATCTCCTACGTTCAGCGGCGCGCGTCTGTCTGAACGAAGAGCACACCGAGGAATTGGCCCTGACTTTCGCCCGTGAACTTGAAACTCAGGCCGTGGGCACCACCGGACAGGGCGGGACCAAGATCGAACACGTCCGCGTCATATCCGAGGGTATTCATGTGTTCGGGCTGTCGCACGAACGAGGAACGTCCGAATTCCGTGATCGTGGAATTCATAACATCATTAAAAGGATTTTCTGAATCACTGAGGCTCACGCGCCGACCGCTGTCGGCCGTGACCGTCAGTGAGTCACCGAGGACCCCTCGGTCCCCGTCGTAGGCGACCACCCCGGCCTTGCCCGCGGACCCGGCCGGCGCGTCCAGTCCGGCGACCTCCACCGTCCGACCGGCCGCCTCGCCCACCCCCGGGAGCAGACCGTCGAACCCGTCCTGGACGGAGACCCGGCGCAGCGGCTCCTGGGGGTGCTCGTAGGCGACGACCAGCGTCCAGCCGCCCCAGGCCCCCACCGCCGAGTGCCCCATCGCGATGTTGAGCTGGGCGACCGTCCACATCCCCGCACCGCCCTTGCGAACCAGCGGGGTCACGTCGGCCGAGGCCTGGTAGGCGTCACTGCCGGCGTCGCTGCGGTGCCCGATGACGGTGTCCGCCAGGACTTCCTTGTACGCGCCGCCCGGCTCGGCGACCAGCACGCGACCGTTGTCCTCCGGCGGCTTCTGCTCGCCCACCCGCAGGTTCCCGCCCCAGTAGAGCCGGGCGTACGCGACCTTCGCGCCCTGCGGGACCTTGAGCTCGGACCGGGTGGAGTTGTAGGTGTCGGGGTCCTTGTCGACCTCGCTGTAGAACATCTCGTAGTCGCTGTTGACCCCTGCGGCGCCGCCCTGCACGTCGGCGCAGGGTTCCGCCTCCCGGTTCTCCTCCTTGCGACAGCTGATCCCGGAGTTCGAGGCCCGGACCAGCCCGCCGTGCAGCGCGGCCTGGTAACGCTGCGTGAAGGGGACCCGGGCCTGCTCCTTGACCGTGACGTCGGAGAAACGGGAACCGGCGGGGACGGCCGCACCGGCCACCGGAACGTTCGCCGAAAGTGTGAGGCAGGACAGCAGACCGAGCGTGCCGAGGATTCTGCGGGAGGAACCCATGACCCTGTCTCCATTTTCGATCAGGGGAACAAAACAGGAGTGAACTTTGTCAGAAATCAAGCAGGAAATCACGCCGGACTCGCTCGTACGGCCTTTTGGGCGATAACACGCACCCTCAAAGTGGGCGGGTCGTTATGGGGGTTGCTCCACCGCTCGGAACCGAAAGGGAAAACCGGGGTCCGGAAGGGACCCTCGCCCCGGGGACGACGCCCCGGCGAGCGGGCCTCACCCGCGGCTCCGACCCTCGTCCGGCGCCATCGGCGTCAACGCCCGACGTCAACCGCGGCGCCCGAAACTTCGGCATCCGAGTGAAGACACGCAACCCGAGCCGGGGCTGCACCGTTGATCCGGGTGCTCCAGTACCGGGCAATCCTGCAAAAAAGGGACGACAATGATCAAGAAGTTTGTAGCCGGCGCAGCGGTTGCCGCCTCCGTCGTGGGTCTGGGTGCCGCGATGGCCCCGTCGGCCATGGCCATCGGCAACGACGGCGGCATCAACACCGCCAACGGCAACAACTCGGCGCAGATCTACGGCAACCAGGCCACGTACGGCAACATGAGCCCGCAGATGGCGCTCATCCAGGGCTCCTTCAACAAGCCCTGCATCGCCCTGCCGGCCAAGGCCAACGTGCAGTCGGTGCTGGCCCTGGTCAACGTCGGTGTCCAGGACATCCCGGTCCTGTCCAGCCCGCAGAACCAGCAGTGCACCGAGAACTCCACCCAGGCCAAGGGTGACGAGGCCCTGTCGCACATCCTCAGCAACATCCCGGTCCTCTCCGGCAACGCCTCCGCCGGCAGCTGACCGCCGCCCCGTACGTGGGCATTCCCCCGGCCGGGTCCGGGGAACGAGGCCGTCGCACCTTCGGGTCGCGGCGGCCTCGCCGCGTCCGAGGGCGCTCGAATTACCGCGAGCCGCAGAAATCCCCGCCGAATTCGACACCCCGCGCGACTTTGAGTGCGCGAGCATCGGAGTGAAATGCGGAGCGGCCCGGGAAAATTCCCGGTTTCTTTTGCCGGACCCGCTCGTTGTTATTTGTGCAGTGGATACGCCTCTGCGGGAAGGATCGAAAACAAATGACGTACA
This region of Streptomyces sp. NBC_00513 genomic DNA includes:
- a CDS encoding DUF3344 domain-containing protein, translated to MGSSRRILGTLGLLSCLTLSANVPVAGAAVPAGSRFSDVTVKEQARVPFTQRYQAALHGGLVRASNSGISCRKEENREAEPCADVQGGAAGVNSDYEMFYSEVDKDPDTYNSTRSELKVPQGAKVAYARLYWGGNLRVGEQKPPEDNGRVLVAEPGGAYKEVLADTVIGHRSDAGSDAYQASADVTPLVRKGGAGMWTVAQLNIAMGHSAVGAWGGWTLVVAYEHPQEPLRRVSVQDGFDGLLPGVGEAAGRTVEVAGLDAPAGSAGKAGVVAYDGDRGVLGDSLTVTADSGRRVSLSDSENPFNDVMNSTITEFGRSSFVRQPEHMNTLGYDADVFDLGPALSGGAHGLSFKFTGESQGQFLGVLFVQTDARR
- a CDS encoding rodlin, producing the protein MIKKFVAGAAVAASVVGLGAAMAPSAMAIGNDGGINTANGNNSAQIYGNQATYGNMSPQMALIQGSFNKPCIALPAKANVQSVLALVNVGVQDIPVLSSPQNQQCTENSTQAKGDEALSHILSNIPVLSGNASAGS